The following are encoded in a window of Rubellicoccus peritrichatus genomic DNA:
- a CDS encoding NfeD family protein: MGEVEGTPSDTAEEAEPAAVESTPEEPLPADSDAPPANASEATDEPDSEETVTEEEASVAEQVATPVEKVPLPEPPEGGWDVYVVPIEGPINSPQLYILRRALKEAIENDVEVVILDMDTPGGELGVTLEMMEALDNFEGETITFVNSEAISAGSYIAIATNDIYFSPRGIMGAAEAVTGTGENINESMQRKISSYLRAKVRVLSKTHRYRGDVQRAMMDPDYVLEIDGEVLKEEGELLSVTADEAVALYGNPPQPLLASGIADSVEDLLAHKYGEGNTNIRTFEVTWSEELAKWFKGIVPLLMGVGVILLFIEMKTPSFGVVGGIGIGLILLVFASNYFAGMAGHMEVVVFIIGVLLVVAEVFLFPGTLVAGLVGALMMAGALLWAMADIWPTSEGGYKVDWSSVEKGVQNLLIAGAIALAGMAVLWRFLKGSGLYRHVVSEGHSGEVDPVSVAGGKSQAGATLPDLGTKGVAITNLRPTGMVEIDGYRFEATATAGQIDQGSKIVVVGRASFSLKVEASN, from the coding sequence ATGGGTGAAGTTGAGGGCACACCCAGCGACACTGCTGAAGAAGCTGAGCCAGCCGCAGTTGAATCCACTCCTGAAGAACCGTTGCCCGCAGACTCTGATGCCCCTCCCGCCAACGCATCTGAAGCCACTGATGAGCCTGATTCGGAAGAAACGGTTACTGAGGAAGAAGCTTCCGTTGCTGAGCAGGTTGCAACTCCTGTCGAGAAAGTTCCGCTGCCAGAGCCACCCGAGGGCGGTTGGGATGTTTACGTCGTTCCAATCGAAGGTCCGATCAACAGCCCGCAGCTTTACATTTTGCGTCGGGCCTTGAAGGAGGCGATTGAGAATGACGTCGAAGTTGTCATCCTCGACATGGATACGCCTGGTGGTGAGTTGGGCGTAACTCTGGAAATGATGGAGGCGCTGGATAACTTTGAAGGTGAAACGATCACATTTGTGAACAGTGAAGCCATCTCTGCCGGCAGCTACATCGCGATCGCAACCAATGACATTTATTTTTCGCCAAGAGGCATTATGGGTGCGGCTGAAGCGGTTACCGGAACCGGCGAAAATATCAACGAGAGCATGCAGCGAAAGATCAGCAGCTATTTGCGGGCAAAGGTCAGGGTGCTTTCAAAGACGCATCGTTACCGCGGTGATGTGCAAAGAGCCATGATGGACCCGGATTATGTGTTGGAGATTGATGGCGAAGTTTTGAAGGAAGAAGGCGAGCTTCTGAGTGTAACGGCTGATGAGGCGGTGGCTCTCTACGGCAATCCACCCCAGCCGTTGCTTGCTTCAGGGATTGCTGACTCCGTTGAAGACCTGCTTGCTCATAAATATGGCGAAGGCAACACGAACATCCGCACTTTTGAGGTAACCTGGTCGGAAGAACTGGCCAAGTGGTTCAAGGGGATCGTACCTTTGCTGATGGGGGTTGGTGTCATTCTGCTTTTCATCGAGATGAAGACACCAAGCTTCGGTGTCGTCGGAGGCATTGGCATCGGGCTGATCTTGCTCGTATTTGCGAGCAACTACTTTGCCGGTATGGCCGGGCATATGGAGGTGGTTGTTTTCATCATTGGTGTCCTGCTGGTAGTGGCCGAGGTCTTTTTGTTTCCCGGTACACTTGTCGCTGGCCTGGTGGGTGCGTTGATGATGGCAGGTGCGCTTCTTTGGGCGATGGCTGACATCTGGCCCACTTCTGAAGGTGGCTATAAAGTGGACTGGTCATCGGTTGAAAAAGGTGTTCAAAATCTCCTGATTGCTGGTGCGATTGCACTGGCCGGCATGGCTGTTCTCTGGCGATTTCTGAAGGGGAGCGGGCTTTACCGGCATGTCGTATCGGAAGGTCATTCCGGCGAAGTGGACCCGGTTTCTGTCGCAGGTGGCAAAAGCCAGGCAGGTGCAACACTGCCCGATCTTGGAACTAAAGGGGTTGCCATAACAAATTTACGCCCCACGGGCATGGTCGAAATTGACGGTTATCGTTTTGAAGCTACTGCAACAGCGGGTCAGATCGATCAGGGCAGTAAGATTGTGGTCGTTGGCCGAGCCAGTTTCTCGCTTAAAGTGGAGGCAAGTAACTAA
- a CDS encoding NfeD family protein, with the protein MIWIIGLIVLAFVLLFLEIFVPGGLLGMLAAACILGAGYIAFTEYGLAIATFITVGSIALACLMFFIEIKLLKASGRYISVDNKITSSSVKRADASAIVGKCGVALTTLSPGGKVRVEGKDYEASSISGLLKKGQSIEVVRVEAFKIIIKKT; encoded by the coding sequence ATGATCTGGATCATCGGCCTCATCGTTCTCGCTTTTGTTCTCCTCTTTCTGGAGATATTTGTTCCCGGTGGTTTGTTGGGAATGCTGGCGGCAGCTTGTATTCTGGGGGCGGGCTACATCGCCTTTACCGAGTATGGTCTCGCCATTGCGACTTTTATTACGGTCGGCTCCATTGCCTTGGCTTGCCTGATGTTTTTCATCGAGATCAAACTCCTTAAGGCAAGTGGCCGTTACATCAGCGTTGATAACAAAATCACCTCCAGCTCTGTCAAAAGGGCAGATGCATCAGCAATTGTCGGAAAGTGCGGGGTGGCATTGACAACGCTGTCGCCGGGTGGCAAAGTCCGCGTTGAAGGGAAGGACTACGAGGCTTCGTCCATCAGCGGATTGCTGAAAAAGGGGCAGAGCATCGAGGTCGTTCGCGTTGAAGCATTTAAGATCATTATCAAAAAAACCTGA
- the floA gene encoding flotillin-like protein FloA (flotillin-like protein involved in membrane lipid rafts): MYIAYIILGIILLVVVILVLSFLSVWLKAMSSGAPVSMSNLIYMRYLRKLPYSLIVDARIMAVKAGIDLSVNELETHFMAGGDIIQTVQAIINAQKAGIELEWNKACAIDLATKGTNKSVLEAVRTSINPKVIDCPNPESGKATIDGVAKDGIQVKARARVTVRSNLEHYVGSAQEETIIARVGEGIVTTIGSSDTYKWVLENPDSISKNVLNRGLDTGTAFEIISIDIADVDVGDNIGAKLQEHQAVANKNMAQAQAEIRRAAAVALEQEMKAKVEEMQAKVVEAEAQVPLAFAEALRTGKLGAMDYYRLQNIEADTKMRTNIAKPEDQGSSGEHHVE, encoded by the coding sequence ATGTATATTGCCTACATCATTCTCGGAATCATCTTATTGGTGGTTGTTATTCTCGTGCTGTCATTCCTCAGCGTCTGGCTGAAGGCAATGTCATCCGGAGCACCGGTCAGCATGAGCAACCTGATCTACATGCGCTATTTGCGTAAGTTGCCTTACTCGCTGATCGTTGATGCCCGCATTATGGCGGTGAAGGCAGGGATCGATTTGAGCGTCAATGAGCTGGAAACCCACTTCATGGCGGGTGGTGATATCATTCAGACCGTTCAAGCCATCATTAACGCACAAAAGGCCGGAATCGAATTGGAGTGGAACAAGGCATGCGCCATCGACCTGGCAACCAAGGGCACGAACAAGAGCGTCTTGGAGGCGGTTCGCACATCGATTAATCCAAAGGTTATTGATTGCCCTAATCCTGAGAGCGGCAAAGCAACCATCGATGGCGTGGCCAAGGACGGAATTCAGGTCAAGGCAAGAGCGCGAGTGACCGTGCGTTCGAATCTCGAGCATTATGTTGGCAGTGCCCAGGAGGAGACGATTATTGCCCGTGTTGGTGAAGGTATTGTTACCACGATTGGTAGTTCTGATACTTACAAATGGGTTTTGGAGAATCCGGATTCCATCAGTAAAAACGTGCTCAATCGTGGTCTGGATACCGGCACGGCTTTTGAAATTATTTCCATCGACATCGCCGATGTCGACGTAGGCGATAACATCGGGGCAAAGCTCCAGGAACACCAGGCGGTTGCCAATAAGAATATGGCCCAGGCTCAGGCTGAAATTCGGCGTGCAGCCGCGGTTGCTCTTGAGCAGGAAATGAAGGCCAAGGTCGAAGAGATGCAGGCCAAAGTGGTCGAAGCTGAAGCCCAGGTCCCACTCGCATTTGCCGAAGCTTTACGCACTGGAAAACTTGGAGCCATGGATTACTACCGCCTCCAGAATATAGAAGCCGATACCAAGATGCGCACGAACATTGCCAAGCCGGAGGATCAGGGATCATCAGGCGAGCATCATGTTGAGTAA